The Montipora foliosa isolate CH-2021 chromosome 6, ASM3666993v2, whole genome shotgun sequence genome includes the window ACCATGAATACCACTTTTTCGTGGTCCCTCGAGCTCACTTCCGTTACTCCGATGATATGAGTCCCAAAGGCTTTCCCTCACTTCTTCCCGGCGGAATAACGTTACCCTCTTCTGTTGACTGGAGGACAAAAGGATGCGTCACGCCAGTTAAGAACCAGGGtacgtttttgttttcattgagaCTAGAAGCAAATGGTGCGGGACCGGAGAGCACATGCCTTCGATCAAGTTTTGTACGAGAAAATTGACCAAACAACAATGTTATCCTCCCATATATGCGAAAAAATTATCTATCTCTGAAGTTTCCTTTAGTTACGGAATACATACATGGTTTTGAAGAGGCTCTAACATTCCTTCGATGATTCCTGTTTTGAATTTCTTCGCTCCACTTGCGGCGGGAGTGATTCGAGGAGGAGAAGTTTTGGAATCACCTCAGAGTCGAATTTTATCACTAAATTTCTGAGttactttcttttgcttttcagGTATGTTGGATCAATCGTGGTCATTTAGTGTAACAGGATCAGTTGAAGGACAACACTGCAAGAAAACAGGGGAACTGGTCTCACTCAGCGAACAGAATCTTGTGGATTGTTCGGGATGTCGAGATTACTTGCCGCCGCACAAGGCAGTTGCAGACTGCGGTTTCAAGTATTAAACAAACCAAGAATCCCAGAACCCAAAAGTGTCTCTCACATTTGGCCTTGACCCCTAAGTTTACTGTAGTAGGTAATTTAacaaaccacgacggctacggcgacaaaaacgtcacttcaaaatataaatttgagCTATTCttagtatttcatgattattccattttGTTTGTATTATACAATgcgcgaagtgtcctataactggattggtacggacggatttgaagtaaatagtgagactgaaagattcactgtagtttgtccacgttgtcgtctaaatttggtcatttcacgaagtagttttgacgagtgcggggaagaaatgtacaaaaatacgTGCTGCACgtcacgatcattttggttctttcaaccaatgatattactgctttttggcgttgtcgttgccgtagccgtcgtcgtttcttaaggacggtgccttctattgttattgcgcatacgttttgcgcatctcaagatactcggatttcctatcggcggtgcctATTAATTAGTGCAGgtaagagaaaatgaggggacagggACGGAGGCTCGGGGCGTTggtcgggatatgtcatgtccacgaaagttatttttagacgagcggaagtctttgttctagcggaagtctgtcttccgagacgtccgcatgcagtcttgtctcgctctcaggttcttagtgaagagagaaaatggcggcgcacgtggaaggctaatgaatatttattttctttcaaacatcagaccgaggttggcctgcatgcggacgttaCGGAacacagacttccgctagaacaaagagttccgctcgtctaaaaataactttcgtagacatgacatatcccaagggctggaccgggaaccttcttctctgtcccctcattttctcttggtacagggatatttttgtgcggctcaacactatgcggagaaagcagaacttagcaagtgctcttggtatccaaaaagaaaattggaagtaaccacgcatttttcagagataattaagcttcaatttggaaaagaacgccatacatcgctttgtattttaaagctttttacaaacattgttgattaattatcttcaaaaaatgcgtggttaccccccaattttctttttggatttcggtaacacttcttaagatctgcttttcccgcatagtcagtaaactgcacaaaaatacctttgaattagtaggcacagtccttaaaCTCCCCGCTACCGTAAACTGAGGGGACGCATTCCATCGCAGATAGAGACTTCTGGGTTATGGATTTGACATTTCTCATATTTTGTATCCTTAAttcgacggctacgactacgacaaagCCACAAAACGATAATATCATTGATTGAAAGAGAATAAATAACCGTGCTGCAAAGCAAAGATTTTAGCAAAtgtgtttgcggtcctctgcattacgacgacgtgaaatcaccaaatttgaagttttgacgacaacgtaagcatgcaagagagaatctttcattctctgttttcactctgaaaccgctcgtgccaatttatttttaggatatttCACCCATGTATTTTGTAGGActtgaacgagactgaataatcgcgaaggACTtctgatagagccaagttatattttgaggtgacgttttcataGACCGTCGCCGTCGTGGATCTTaaagtagggagcttacgaaacgatgacgacgacggctacgaggacttcatttaaaaatgcgagttcgcgttattcatatcactacgaaactatttcatgtcgtttcgcgttgaaaatgtgtagtaactgtcgaggaattaaactggtacgaGTGAGTTAGAAGCGtggagagagaactgaaaattcatcgtcatgtgctaacgtcctccacagaaccttgaatttgatcatttcacgtcgtcatttaggagatgacggcaaagaaatgtaccaaaatgtaaaacgcacgtgcagagcatgcagagccattgtttttgctcactaaacctactgttttgtagcgtcgtcgttgccgtcggcgtcgtcgtttcgtaagctccctagtccccattaaggacggtgcctgctattgttactgcgcacatgttctgcgcatctcgagacactcggatttcctataggtggttcttattaatacagggatatttttgcgcggctcaaAACTATGTTGAAAAAGCAGACCTTAGCAAGTGGTCTTGctatacaaaaagaaaattgggagtaaccatgttttttcagagataattaagcttcaattacattgctttgtattttaaagctttttacaaatattgttgattaattatcgtcgaaaaatgcgtggttacccccaattttctttttggatttcggTAACACTCTccccgcatagtcagtaaactgcacaaaaatacctttgaattagtaggcaccgtccttaaactcccCGCTACCGTAAACTGAGGGGACGCATTCCATCGCAGATAGAGACTTCTGGGTTATGGATTTGACATTTCTCATATTTTGTATCGTTAAttcgacggctacgactacgacaaagCCACAAAACGATAATATCATTGATTGAAAGAGAATAAATAACCGTGCTGCAAAGCACAGATTTTAGCAAAtgtgtttgcggtcctctgcataacgacgacgtggaatcaccaaatttgaggttttgacgacaacgtaagcatacaagagagaatctttcattctctgtttttactctgaaaccgctcgtgccaatttatttttaggatatttCATCCATGCAttttgtaggacgtgaacgagactgaataatcgtgaaagacgtatgatagagccaagttatattttgaggtgacgttttcgtcgaccgtcgcggtcgtagatcttaaggcgCGCTCTCAGACGCTTGAAAACACacttcaaaacgtttttttcaaaGGCTTAAACAAACTTCTTCAAAACGCGCTCTCAGACGCTTGAAAACACGCCATTAAGGGTGTAAGCAAGGAAAACGCCCGCCAACGTCAActaaaacgtcactccaaaatataacttagctcTGTCGCAAGTATTTGGTGCAATTATTTCGTCTTGTTCACGTTGTTCAGTACGGGCGAACTATcatgtaactggatgggtacgaacgtttttaaagggaacctccactccgactaataaataattttaaaccgaacaaaataatgtttgcaatcaaattttatcgacaattttcttcaaaaaagtgtttgtatcgAAAAATGTGAATTTCAGaatcacttattttcactttcaaatttcccgagcgccgccatcttgaataatcaGTGTCGTGGTTGCCCAAATTGTTTAATCAACAAAAGGGCAACTacaacacgtcacaattattcacgATGGcggcccgggaaatttgaaaaccaaaccgagcgtttttgaaatttattcatTTCAGATACTTCATTTCAGAttctttcattggaaaaaatgGGAACAATGTTTATTGTAaaattatgttctgtggtttaaagttattttcttgttttagtggaggttccctttaaagtaAACGTAGAAAGTGAATGGCTCACTATGCTCACTTCGTCGTCAAAAccccaaatttggtgatttgccgttgttgttttgtggagtacggaaAAGAAATTtgtgccgcacgtgcagaacgattatttttccttttttaaccaacagGTGTTGCTGCTTTCTGCGACACTGTTGTCGTTGCCGCGTTGCTTAAACTCTCTATTTGCTCTCCAGGTACATCATAAAAAACGGAGGGATCGACACCGAGGCAGGCTATCCACATCCTTGCAATAAGTCTTGCTGTTTTCTCAAGGACAAAGTGGGCGCTACTATTACTGGTAAAGCATTGATGCATGGAGATTGCAGTGGTTATCAATAAAGTTTTAGCCTCAGACGGAAaacggaagtgaacatttcgtgattaagaaaaaaataatgcccTCCGTCTAAGCCAaacagcattcagtaattttgccccgtatgtgactACTTTGAATCAGTGGTGCGAGACGCATGCAATTTCCAAAAACGATTTCATAAATTTATAACCTTTCTTTTGATCACAACCTTTCCTGAATCCCTTTCTTGCCTTTCTAATCACAAAGGCGCTTAGCTTTTGATATACTCTAAACTGTGACAACGATTCAATATGGAAGTACTCGAATATCAACATGTCTTTTATCATCATTTAGGTTACGAGGACATCCAGCAAGGAAATGAATCTCAGTTACAGTACGCTGTAGCCACAGTTGGTCCAATTTCTGTCGGTTTTAATGCGGGTCTCTCCTCATTCCAGTTTTACAGCGGTGGAGTCTATGATGACCCGTGAGTGTTGATCAATGAATCTCATCCTCGTTCCCTCCGTCCACCAACGACGAATTCCGTCTAGATCCGTCTTTCCACTACCGCCATCTATGTCattagtcatcatcatcatcatcatcatcatcatcattttttcgtcattgttAAATTGGCGAATATAAAAGTTCATTTACAACAACAACCGCTTTTATTTGTACTCGTAAAAttataacaaatgaatgaaataacGAAAGGGTAGTTTACTTCAATATAAAATGAAGTGCGAGAACTACTGGAACCTGGCACCCATCGAAGTGTAATAGACGTAAATAACATGAACTAAAGGGTGGTTGGTAAATTCTTTCTAAATGagaacatagttaatagaggagactggttttgaagctcggcaaacactAAAATAGCGAACAAAGAGGCCAAGATTTAGTTTGggaagtccacgaccgtgcacaatcttttgttttgcactcatacactatgcatgattTACGTAAGCAACTTTTtgctattggttagttcctcagtacggagtaaacaactattgtgttttgtgcacgatCAAGGCCCAAAACAGAGAACAacaacctacaacaaagaaatatgttgggtttcataaccatttccctctattaactatgatgagAAGAAGCGGCTTGtatttcatataccggatccaaaataatttaatgtccataaaacaaaagaacaaagcgaacacaACAACACCTAATCAGCAAGGCTCAATAGGAATAAAAATGGATCTTTCGTCCTCCACCATTTTAAATAGTCTGGTATATgaaagcccggggggggggggactctcccatatgaaacagacggggatgctcgtcagaaattttgaatttaacccctaaaggagaccaatctaggcgtggcttaagcaaattttgacccctaaaagagaccgtttaaaaacacaaaaatacgacacgcaatgagttttaatgataaaaaggcataatcatcgaatgcttttatctaaaaagaaaatttaaaaggaaattt containing:
- the LOC138007928 gene encoding cathepsin L1-like is translated as MKSFYSFIVCFIAVSGYVMRNEEYEAKWWAWKSFHDKTYDTPTEEYKRYTIWRDNLRKIQRHNSEKHSYSLAMNQFGDLTDHEYHFFVVPRAHFRYSDDMSPKGFPSLLPGGITLPSSVDWRTKGCVTPVKNQGMLDQSWSFSVTGSVEGQHCKKTGELVSLSEQNLVDCSGCRDYLPPHKAVADCGFKYIIKNGGIDTEAGYPHPCNKSCCFLKDKVGATITGYEDIQQGNESQLQYAVATVGPISVGFNAGLSSFQFYSGGVYDDPACSSTDVDHAALVVGYGVYQGKDYWLVKNSWGTTWGIGGYIMMSRNKNNQCGIASNASFPLV